In the Leptospiraceae bacterium genome, AATTCTTACTATACCTTCAAATATACCTCATTTTATTTACTCCGATCCAATCCGTTTACGGCAAATACTCGTTAACCTTTTTAGGAAATGCGATTAAATTTACAATGGAAGGAGAAATTGAAATTAATGTTGATTTACTAGATCCTGTTTCGACAAATAAAAGGAAACAAATTATATTTTCAGTCCGAGATACTGGAATAGGTGTATCAAAAGAAAATCAGAAAAAAATATTCGATGCGTTTGCACAAGAAGATAAATCCACAAGTCGCAAATATGGGGGAACAGGGCTCGGTTTGGCTATCTCTAATAAACTATTAGCGCTAATGAACTCCAAATTAGAATTAGAGAGCGAAGTTAAAAAAGGAAGTAAATTTTATTTTGTAATTGATACTGAAACGGAAAACGAAGAACAAATCGATTCCGTTCAATCTTTTCAGAAAAAAAATGACTCTAACTTAAATCAAGAAAATATAAAATTAAATTTAGACAATACCGCG is a window encoding:
- a CDS encoding response regulator gives rise to the protein MEGEIEINVDLLDPVSTNKRKQIIFSVRDTGIGVSKENQKKIFDAFAQEDKSTSRKYGGTGLGLAISNKLLALMNSKLELESEVKKGSKFYFVIDTETENEEQIDSVQSFQKKNDSNLNQENIKLNLDNTAINENIKILVVEDNEANMYLIQSILTQIVPSAIIIRATNGKQAVEKFLIDKPNIIFMDIQMPEMDGNEATIEIRKLEKNSRIPIIALTANTQKKKLKLVSNQELMIMRVNLL